In one window of Cydia fagiglandana chromosome 10, ilCydFagi1.1, whole genome shotgun sequence DNA:
- the LOC134667907 gene encoding palmitoleoyl-protein carboxylesterase NOTUM, which produces MSARCGGRGRACLPRFLWITWILCEALSTCVVATVPPDSLRLTWLANSSLVCNDASPAGYYIRRGSNSEHWVVYLEGGGYCWDAASCGARWRRRPGLMSSTRWPRARRAPALLSSDPAANPLWHASNHVLLPYCSSDMWAGTRTARNGTFVFAGRLIVRAVLAQLLHVGLSGRLLLVGSSAGGAGVLFHADAARRMLRPYGIRVAAVADSGWFLDRPARTRRASSADAVARLGHSLWRGSPPSSCVREHPQKPWLCYFGYRLYPHIRTPLFVFQYLFDSAQLAAEGVRAPRTRVQWDAVHDTGSAIRDSLKRVRATFAPACLAHGALARPEWLAINVSGITLPRALGCWERRLWGGGGVARRKGGCAPRRLIERCSWPQCNGSCPRLRDPRTGEEVALSALLQSFGLDVRGAAAAMGLDARTLTRMSHSELLSLLASHA; this is translated from the exons ATGAGTGCGCGCTGCGGCGGACGCGGCCGCGCCTGCCTGCCTCGCTTCCTCTGGATCACATGGATACTATGT GAGGCTCTAAGCACGTGTGTTGTGGCCACCGTCCCGCCGGACAGCCTGCGTCTGACGTGGCTCGCCAATTCCTCGCTCGTCTGCAACGATGCTTCCCCGGCCGG GTATTATATCCGGCGTGGCAGCAACAGCGAACACTGGGTCGTGTACCTCGAGGGTGGCGGCTACTGCTGGGACGCGGCGTCGTGCGGCGCGCGCTGGCGCCGGCGCCCCGGCCTCATGTCCTCGACGCGCTGGCCGCGCGCACGCCGCGCGCCGGCGCTGCTCTCCTCCGACCCCGCCGCGAACCCGCTGTGGCACGCCTCCAACCACGTGCTCCTACCTTACTGCTCCAGTGACATGTGGGCCGGAACACGAACGGCACGCAATGGTACCTTTGTTTTTGCCGGCCGACTCATCGTCCGCGCAGTTCTCGCTCAGCTTCTCCACGTCGGCCTCTCGGGACGACTCCTCCTCGTCGGCTCtagcgcgggcggcgcgggtgTCCTATTCCACGCTGACGCTGCCAGGAGAATGCTCCGACCCTACGGTATTAGAGTGGCCGCGGTCGCGGACTCCGGCTGGTTCCTGGACCGGCCGGCTAGAACCCGACGCGCCTCTTCAGCGGATGCTGTCGCCCGTCTTGGGCACTCATTATGGCGCGGCTCACCTCCGAGCTCCTGCGTACGAGAACACCCGCAGAAACCGTGGCTCTGTTACTTTGGTTACCGGCTGTACCCTCATATTCGAACACCGCTGTTTGTGTTCCAATATCTTTTTGATTCCGCGCAGCTGGCGGCGGAGGGCGTGCGCGCCCCGCGAACTCGGGTCCAGTGGGACGCCGTGCACGATACCGGTTCAGCTATTCGGGACAGTTTGAAGCGGGTTCGCGCTACTTTTGCTCCGGCTTGTCTGGCTCACGGAGCGTTAGCGCGTCCGGAGTGGCTGGCCATAAACGTGTCTGGGATAACATTGCCGCGTGCACTGGGATGTTGGGAGCGTCGACTGTGGGGCGGTGGCGGAGTGGCGAGGCGCAAAGGCGGTTGCGCGCCTCGACGACTCATCGAGCGGTGCTCGTGGCCGCAGTGCAACGGTTCGTGTCCGCGGCTGCGAGACCCGCGCACGGGTGAGGAGGTGGCGCTCTCGGCGCTGCTTCAGAGCTTCGGGCTGGACGTGCGCGGCGCCGCGGCCGCTATGGGGCTCGACGCGCGCACTCTTACGCGCATGAGCCACAGTGAGCTCCTATCCCTTCTGGCTTCGCACGCTTGA